GCTTCTGTTGCTCCGTTGCACATCAACGTTCAAACTTGTTTCTTCTTTCCACCAgcttttgttttcttgtttgcAGCTGCCTCGGTTGTTTTCTCTGAAGTTTCCTGCAATTGTATGGCAAAGAGATTCATGAGCTGAAGTATTGACAAGTTCACTTCCAAATTCGTGTAGCCCGGGTTTGACAAATGAAGTCGTTGTAATTCGATCAGGTCAACATCACCTTAAACTGATACGCCATGCCAATAAATCTCATGAAATGTAAGGGCAAATAATATACAACCATTGTCGAAAAGAAGAGGGCAAGTGTGATGGATGAGGACTGAGCGAGCGAGCAGCTGGACCGCAATGGCCAATGGGGTTGGGTTGGGGTCGGGAGCAGAGCCGGATGGGCGCCTCATAAGCGTCCAAAACAAAGAAGGGTAAGGCACGCTGCTCCCGCGGCCGGTGATCTGGCTGGGTTGGTTGGTGGCGCCGCAGCTGCTGCCGCACCCATCGACATCGTCACGTGCAGCGCACTGCACATACACCACTCCCTACTCCACTCCCCATTTCCCCAGCCAGTATCAGGCAGATCGGAGGAGCAACACCAGACCACCAAGCCGAAGCCGTCGCCGTCACCATGGCCTCCCACCGCCACTTCCTCCGCCTCCTCGATGACCCCTTCTTCCCCTTCCCACCACCGCCACCCACTTCCCCCTCCTgccccttcctcccctccccatccCCATCCTGCCCATTCCTCGACTTCAACACCCACTCATTTTCCGCTTCCGCTTCCCCTTTCCACGACCTCGACCTCTTCCTCCCCGCACCACCCCTCGACCCCTTCCCCGCCCCCTCCCCCTACCCCTTCCTCCTCCGCGACCTCACCGATCGCGTCGCGGCCCTTGAgatcgccgtcgccgcccgccgccccgcCGACCCCGAGCCCACCAGCAGGAAGTATACTTATGTGACGGAGTCCGCCGGCCGCAGGGTCAAGTGGACCGCCGTCGAGAAGCCACGCGAGGGGGAGCGGGCGCTCAAGTGGGAGGCCGACATCAAGTCCCCCCACGACGATGGATTCGACCGCAAGTGGAACTGGGAGGCCAAGGGCGCCACCGCCCGATCCTCGGCCTCGGCCAGGAAGCTCAAGTGGGGCGCCTCGGTCAAGGGCAAGGGGTGCCTCGAGCCCTGGTCGCAGGCTTACACCTGGGAGGAGGACTTCGCCGCCAGCGACAGCGACCAAGAGGAGGAGCACATCCGCAAGGCGGACAAGAAGAAGACCAGGGTGActgagaagaagaaagaagaccaAGTcgtcaagaaggagaagaaatgcCCCGTCGCCTCTATCAAGATCCAGGAGATCTCCGACAACGATGCTGGATGCGTCGCCATCAGAAAGGTCAGACCTTCTTGTTACTAGGGTTTCGCTTCCGCGGGGTTTTAGATGTCATCGTGTGATGCTTGGGACCGAAAGATTGGATTTTTACAGGGGGTTCAAACTTTTACTCTGATCCGAGGAAAGATTAGTTTTTTAGCCGGTTCTGAGAGATCCATAGTGCTTTTATTGGTTATATCTGGTGAGATTTGAGATAAAGGTTGTGTTTTCAGAGGGGTTTTGAGGATGCTGCACGTGCCTACGATCTGTATCTGTGTTACTGGTTGTGCATTGTGCTATGCTCGGGAAATCTTGTCATGCTTCCTTGTAATATGGAGCACATGTGTGCAGTGTGCTGACAAACATGCATTTTCCTCTCTGAAGGCTTTTGCTAAGGGCAATGGCAAGGGAAAGAGGAAGGAACTGTCCCCACAGGATGCTGCATTGCTGATCCAGATGAACTACAGGGCTCACCTTGCTCACCGCACGCAAGTGCTTTGCTGCCTGCGTGATCTGGCTGTGGCAAAAGCCAAGCTGAAGGAAATCAGGTCCCTGTTCTATAACATTTCTTACAGGCACCGCCTTGCGCATGACCACGAAGAGCGCCAAAGGTTCTCCGAGAAAATCATTGTCCTGCTCCTCACCGTGGATGCACTTGAGGTGAACGACCTGTTTATTCTTGCTGCCTTTGCTGCATTGTTGGTTTGCAAGTTCAGTTGTTGCATTGTTTGCCTGGGGATGATATATTATTAACGATCGTTATGTAATCATTACTTTCGAATGCTGCTTTAGCATCTGAAGTTATTGATTAGTGATGCTGTTATATCATTAGTAAAATGGAAGCATGGTATAAATAGCTTAACATACCATTGTGGATCTATTCTTGTATATATCGTGTATGAACTTGTTAATGAGTTTAATTGCTTATCACCCTTTATCAAATAGTGCTACGAACTAGGTTTATTTTAGCTGTAGTCATGTAGATTCTAGAATAGCTGC
The sequence above is drawn from the Phragmites australis chromosome 10, lpPhrAust1.1, whole genome shotgun sequence genome and encodes:
- the LOC133931035 gene encoding BAG family molecular chaperone regulator 7-like, which produces MASHRHFLRLLDDPFFPFPPPPPTSPSCPFLPSPSPSCPFLDFNTHSFSASASPFHDLDLFLPAPPLDPFPAPSPYPFLLRDLTDRVAALEIAVAARRPADPEPTSRKYTYVTESAGRRVKWTAVEKPREGERALKWEADIKSPHDDGFDRKWNWEAKGATARSSASARKLKWGASVKGKGCLEPWSQAYTWEEDFAASDSDQEEEHIRKADKKKTRVTEKKKEDQVVKKEKKCPVASIKIQEISDNDAGCVAIRKAFAKGNGKGKRKELSPQDAALLIQMNYRAHLAHRTQVLCCLRDLAVAKAKLKEIRSLFYNISYRHRLAHDHEERQRFSEKIIVLLLTVDALEGPDYMVRTAKKSMLEELEAMLEVVDPHPPGKQRSLSRRKFDLPEGGAVSDEKTAGVNNAVRIIEEGK